CGCTTTAAAGAAGCAATCTAAAAGCGAAGCGCTGGTTTATCCCCCGCTGCCCCTTCAGGATCAAGCGGTCATTCGCGCAATCTTGCTACAAGCCTATGCAGAAGGCCAAACAGTAACAGCCCAGCTTAACCTGCAAACACCTAGTGGTCAGATGCTGCCACCGATTCGCGGCAAGGTTGGCGGTTTAACTGACAGTGACGTGGTTAATATTGCGGATCAAAATATGGCAATCGGATCAATTCGGCACATCGAACTCATCCCGTTTGCTGCATCAACGCATCAAAAAAATACGCCAGACTAAGGTAGTCGGCCGTGCCGCCGGGGCTCAAATTTCGTGCAATCATTTCGGCGTTTAAAGCGCGCAACCCATTAGGTAGCCGGGACGCCGGGACATGTAACAACGCTTTGGCCGCATCCTGAACAAACCGTAACCCAGCTGGCCCCCCACGGTGCAACACATTAGCATCTTCAACTTGTGCCATCAGATGAACCATCAGCTGTAGATAGCGCAGATCGCCGCGTGTCGTGGTTTGCCGTAAGTAAGGCAGGATCACCGTCCGGATCGTCGGGTAGCCGGCTAACGCCTCACCACGCACGCCAGTCACACCATGCTTCATATACAACGCCTCGCCATGACTCAACTGTTTTTTTTCACTGAGATCGCGAAAATCGCCGCTCACGCCTTGCGCAATTTGCGCCACTGCCGGAAAAAGCGGGGCAAAATCATGCATGACTAACTGCTTAAGACTTTGCTTTTGCAACAACCATCCCAAAGCACCCAGTAAAAACCCAAAAGAAAAATTAGCCCCGCGATGCGTATTCACACCTACTGTAGCTGTCATCATCGCTTTTTCAGCCTTTACCCCGATCGTCCGCAATTGCTGGTACAACTGTGGTACCGTTGCCGCCGTTAATCCAGCATGCAGATACTGACCAAAATAAGGGGCCAGCGCATGAATGCTGGCCTCAAAGGTGGTGACGTTCATATCGCGATGAGCTCCATTGGACTCCGGATCAACTAAGCCCGGCTTCGGCGCAAGCAAAACCTCTGCCCGCAGACTCGTGACCGCTGCTTGGGCGATTGTTTGTTCATTCAATGTTCTTTGCCTTCATAACTTTCAGAATATATTGCAATGAGTGGCCCAAATGTTCACGCGTGATCAGTTTGATTTGATCATCATCGCGGTTTAACATCCCCCGATAAATCAGCCAATGTTCCTGAATCGCAAGATTACGCCGATCATCCCCGTTAATACTGATGTCACGAAAATAGATCAAGTAATTTTGTAATTGGTTGACAATCATTTTCAGGCGCAACATATGGCTGGCATCGTAAATAAAGTTATTAAACTCGGTAAATTTGGCCATGACTTCAGGCACCCGGCCAGCATCATTCAACCG
This genomic window from Lacticaseibacillus paracasei subsp. paracasei contains:
- the citG gene encoding triphosphoribosyl-dephospho-CoA synthase CitG → MNEQTIAQAAVTSLRAEVLLAPKPGLVDPESNGAHRDMNVTTFEASIHALAPYFGQYLHAGLTAATVPQLYQQLRTIGVKAEKAMMTATVGVNTHRGANFSFGFLLGALGWLLQKQSLKQLVMHDFAPLFPAVAQIAQGVSGDFRDLSEKKQLSHGEALYMKHGVTGVRGEALAGYPTIRTVILPYLRQTTTRGDLRYLQLMVHLMAQVEDANVLHRGGPAGLRFVQDAAKALLHVPASRLPNGLRALNAEMIARNLSPGGTADYLSLAYFFDALMQQTG